The DNA sequence CCTTTATCCCATTATAATCTCCCAAGCCGTAGCCACCAAAAACAATCTTTTTAACCTCCAAATCAATCACCATTGGCTAAAAGTCTTTCTTAAAATATCTTGGCATAACTTCTCAATCGCCCGATTGATTCCTATCTCTTCGGTCTCTAAATTTTGGTCATAAGTGCCGAAGACAGAGAAATTTCCTTCCCAGAGGTCAGTTCCCTTTACCCTTTCTTCGCAGCGGGCAGAACAGTCAAGAGTTATCTTCCAGGTTGTGATATTCTGGTTGGCATCATAAGAGAAAGGGGTCTTATTAAAATTAGTGATCTGGCAATAGATAATAATATCCGCCTCTTCCAGACTACTCACATCTAACCGCTTATC is a window from the candidate division WOR-3 bacterium genome containing:
- the lptE gene encoding LPS assembly lipoprotein LptE, with amino-acid sequence MFKYLWLTLLFSLFLFGCCGYSTRLSLIRSDIKKVAIPLAENKTLKIGLEDLLTNTLIETYRKDKRLDVSSLEEADIIIYCQITNFNKTPFSYDANQNITTWKITLDCSARCEERVKGTDLWEGNFSVFGTYDQNLETEEIGINRAIEKLCQDILRKTFSQW